The following are encoded in a window of Acropora muricata isolate sample 2 chromosome 6, ASM3666990v1, whole genome shotgun sequence genomic DNA:
- the LOC136920411 gene encoding uncharacterized protein isoform X11, translating into MLRYFENSHLENSFRLLVSVGGYVHDSNSGQLIAWMKSSGADSLIVSGVVQLGKGVTVSVYTNCDDCDGVIIDGLFSVVMILPDWPGVSASLRDTVNLELTGWTKLTRWKTSGVPGSFSFDNAFSPSDGVYRTSVDGTYFLSCNAIYTGQGKGNLSLIIAIDDNLDEGNGLFSLNESPNGDVTLNVAGSIKLRKNQSVSVFVATTEPKSWNISSDTGFSVALVGSECLYVPGLFAVKSDEGLSPGSFNGVIGGWRTIHAQVDSVLKGNRDGAQWNSTSGRFKANEDGFYLVAANVLIRHSGSSKITMNVLLDDGHSQQTALTTFHPQDFRNGRYVNTLTTAGITRLKAEQSISISITGDLSLEVLPNSSFSVVLVSRWDSDYAAGFVSHTISPETAEGRVYVWSTTVSKRLQKDAFADVDIEDSGLYFLQSVVAVQVNSKYTVFSQLKIDDKDVSRGFKSLTRAVATRTPFFLSAFGVLYLRKGQSVILFTGYKEPGFSFINKPGSWFSMARLLAPAEEPGLFQAHKDVQRSSLHHGEPVIGYSSTAGDQLAYVHGNVFNSNTTSQRYGDFTTTLTGTYLVSLIFAISGSVPGNFTACIGPRRCAECYLQVSGALSRYHNTYGFVGLADLTVHELISVCFKSKHTLFTLMSAKRSVHYLSELNLNKTFQLKHRSVAFPSSGWHELTEWKTNSGQLLQRVHVVVGGLYVLCANLEMKAAVPGLVGVKFEAIGLSNIELMLTLASVKADSTESLSVSVVSRLNTSDVIAVSQYSSSGLLDIGDNATFFAALLTNENDNACLLLRSRKSVYDAGKWWQGIEPWDTLDQVCLSPNSDASKGRFVADIAGVYFVTAVVTVRTTGVLHDGSLVELLLSVNGDTTNGNGLRATKQVPIAGYFIVLSFSATVRLEPWQTLYLMIRGTGAGSFEVVNGSTFGVALIEETKYFKNVATNIVQFDNGPQLISHPPPSMSLGDDLELGVSWTCEAVANGPVRYTWLRDKKTVTSSQNLTLLNVQEADSGRYVCMAEYDTIKVFSHLAELDVFGTTPQFESKEVTYPENRNISVQLAVRALDKQRAPANVSVSIIKGNKNGAFALSRSITKGNVSLINQIPLDYEATRVYRLTLLATNLDTNKTSTANVTIILTDVNDNPPIFTSRNETSVKENVVSGTTIFQVKTVDADFGSNSIVTYHLLPGEYSGKFSIGASSGNVTLNGELDYENTTEVILRIQATDGKFLSNTTLFINVEDVNDNYPYFSQSSYSAVVPENISVGYVVIRVAAEDKDSGSNGKLTYSLVQGKNDTDALLKETFSVNSTNGAITSLKKIKLNASQEEFMFQVNVSDNGIPKKSVSANVTITVKDINDNPPIFISRNNTSVRENVANGTIIFQVKAVDADFGYNSIVTYHLLPGEYSRKFAIGLSSGNITLAGELDYENTTEVILRIQATDGKFVSNTTLFINVEDVNDNSPYFNESSYSAVVPENLPIGYVVIRVAAQDRDSGSNGQLTYSLQPEPHHADANFSINATTGAITTREVLKVHNVQEAYNFVVQVIDHGNPSLKSDTNLSIIVEDINDSPPEFKECKNFTSQEQVRARTTISRVSATDADYGSNADIAYSLDVLNPKVCTNEFEIVNDSKIQNLGMLGWGSNCTIRIKASDGEHTVFCVLALLVAEETVILARKDELPGGTIALIVIGIFLFIILVSLFIWYCRMHRRPRSPTSLPGPASSYILHHPEGQEMYKQEESKGPESKGNKTTNL; encoded by the exons ATGTTACGCTACTTCGAAAATTCTCATCTG GAAAATTCCTTTCGTTTACTTGTATCTGTTGGCGGTTACGTTCACGACAGCAATAGCGGACAGTTGATTGCTTGGATGAAATCATCAGGGGCAGATTCACTGATCGTAAGTGGCGTGGTTCAGCTTGGCAAGGGAGTCACAGTCAGTGTCTATACCAATTGCGATGATTGTGATGGAGTAATAATAGATGGACTTTTCAGTGTTGTCATGATTCTCCCTGATTGGCCTGGTGTTTCAGCGTCACTAAGGGACACTGTAAATCTAGAATTGACAGGATGGACGAAGTTGACACGTTGGAAAACGTCAGGCGTTCCAGGTTCGTTTTCCTTCGACAACGCCTTTTCTCCAAGCGACGGAGTTTATCGCACAAGTGTAGATGGTACATATTTTTTGTCCTGCAATGCAATTTATACCggtcaaggaaaaggaaacttGTCATTAATAATAGCCATCGATGATAACCTTGATGAAGGGAATGGATTGTTTTCGCTGAACGAAAGTCCCAATGGAGATGTTACACTCAATGTTGCTGGCTCCATCAAATTGAGGAAAAACCAAAGTGTCTCCGTTTTTGTGGCAACCACCGAACCAAAATCGTGGAACATTTCTAGCGATACTGGTTTCTCTGTGGCATTGGTTGGTTCAGAGTGTCTTTATGTACCAGGATTATTTGCAG TGAAAAGCGATGAAGGTCTTAGCCCTGGTTCTTTCAATGGAGTAATTGGTGGTTGGAGGACTATTCACGCCCAAGTTGACTCAGTATTAAAAGGAAACCGTGACGGCGCGCAATGGAATTCTACTTCAGGTCGATTTAAGGCTAACGAGGATGGCTTTTACCTTGTAGCTGCAAATGTGTTAATCCGACATTCAGGTTCATCTAAAATTACAATGAATGtattgcttgacgatggtcacAGTCAGCAAACTGCGTTGACGACGTTTCATCCTCAGGATTTTCGCAATGGTCGTTATGTAAATACTCTTACTACTGCAGGAATAACAAGGCTAAAGGCAGAGCAGAGTATCTCCATTTCTATAACAGGAGACCTCTCTTTGGAAGTGCTTCCAAACAGCAGCTTTTCTGTTGTACTCGTTTCCCGTTGGGACAGTGATTATGCTGCAGGATTCGTGTCTCATACCATTTCTCCTGAAACGGCAGAAGGCCGCGTTTATGTCTGGAGTACAACAGTAAGTAAAAGACTTCAGAAGGATGCGTTTGCCGATGTTGATATAGAGGACAGCGGTTTGTATTTTTTACAGAGCGTTGTAGCTGTGCAAGTCAACTCAAAATACACGGTTTTTAGCCAACTTAAAATAGATGACAAGGATGTCTCGAGAGGTTTCAAATCTTTGACAAGAGCAGTAGCGACAAGGACCCCCTTTTTTTTAAGTGCATTTGGGGTACTTTACCTAAGAAAAGGACAAAGCGTCATTCTTTTTACAGGATATAAAGAACCTGGCTTTTCTTTTATAAATAAGCCAGGTTCGTGGTTTTCAATGGCGAGGTTGCTAGCTCCTGCTGAAGAGCCTGGTCTTTTTCAAGCACACAAAGATGTTCAAAGAAGTTCTTTGCATCATGGCGAACCAGTGATCGGCTATAGCTCAACTGCGGGGGATCAACTTGCATACGTACACGGAAATGTTTTTAATTCAAATACAACTTCACAAAGGTATGGAGACTTTACAACAACCTTGACCGGCACCTATCTCGTATCTTTAATATTTGCAATCAGTGGAAGCGTGCCTGGAAATTTCACTGCCTGCATTGGACCACGAAGGTGTGCTGAATGTTATTTACAGGTTTCCGGGGCTCTCAGCCGATACCACAACACTTATGGATTTGTTGGGCTTGCAGACTTAACAGTGCATGAGCTAATTTCTGTTTGCTTTAAATCCAAACATACTCTTTTCACTTTAATGAGCGCGAAACGTTCCGTCCATTATTTGAGTGAACTGAATTTAAATAAAACTTTTCAACTCAAGCATCGATCGGTTGCTTTTCCTTCGAGTGGATGGCACGAGCTAACCGAGTGGAAAACAAACAGTGGTCAGCTGTTGCAAAGAGTTCATGTGGTTGTGGGGGGACTATATGTCCTTTGTGCTAACTTGGAAATGAAAGCTGCTGTGCCAGGGCTTGTTGGAGTTAAATTTGAAGCAATAGGGTTGTCAAATATAGAATTAATGTTGACTTTAGCCAGCGTAAAGGCAGATTCCACGGAATCGCTTAGTGTTTCTGTTGTTTCTCGCCTTAATACGTCTGACGTGATTGCCGTTTCTCAATACTCAAGTTCAGGTTTGTTGGACATCGGTGACAACGCTACATTCTTTGCTGCATTGTTAACAAACGAAAACGATAATGCTTGTTTATTGCTTCGGTCCCGTAAGAGCGTCTACGATGCTGGAAAATGGTGGCAAGGTATCGAGCCGTGGGATACTCTTGATCAAGTATGTCTGTCGCCAAACTCGGATGCGAGTAAAGGAAGATTTGTTGCTGACATAGCTGGTGTGTATTTTGTCACTGCTGTTGTTACAGTGAGGACCACAGGTGTATTGCACGACGGCAG TTTGGTCGAACTCCTGCTATCAGTCAACGGAGATACGACAAATGGAAATGGTTTACGGGCCACAAAACAAGTTCCGATTGCTGGTTATTTTATTGTCCTCAGCTTCTCTGCTACCGTCCGTTTGGAACCGTGGCAAACGTTATACCTAATGATCAGAGGCACTGGCGCTGGTTCATTTGAAGTTGTCAATGGAAGCACTTTTGGTGTTGCTTTGATAG AGGAAACAAAGTACTTCAAAAACGTGGCAACGAACATCGTTCAGTTTGACAATGGTCCTCAGCTCATAAGTCACCCGCCACCGTCCATGAGTCTTGGAGATGATCTAGAATTAGGTGTTTCTTGGACTTGCGAAGCAGTTGCAAATGGCCCTGTGAGGTACACGTGGTTGAGAGACAAAAAG aCTGTAACATCCTCTCAAAACCTGACTCTGTTAAATGTCCAAGAGGCCGACTCTGGTCGATATGTCTGCATGGCGGAATATGACACCATTAAAGTTTTCTCCCACCTCGCTGAACTTGATGTCTTCG GAACCACCCCACAATTTGAGAGCAAGGAAGTAACTTATCCAGAGAACAGAAATATTTCCGTTCAACTTGCCGTCCGTGCTTTGGACAAGCAGCGAGCCCCCGCCAACGTCTCCGTCTCGATAATCAAGG GAAACAAGAATGGCGCTTTTGCACTTTCCCGGTCAATAACAAAAGGAAACGTCTCTCTGATAAATCAAATCCCATTGGATTACGAGGCCACCAGAGTGTACCGTTTAACACTCCTTGCTACTAACCTAGACACCAACAAAACAAGCACAGCCAATGTCACGATTATTTTAACAGATGTCAATGATAACCCACCGATATTCACCAGCAG AAATGAGACATCTGTCAAGGAAAACGTGGTAAGTGGTACCACCATCTTTCAAGTAAAAACCGTTGATGCAGACTTTGGCAGCAATTCCATAGTAACATATCATCTTCTGCCTGGTGAATATTCTGGAAAGTTTTCTATTGGTGCTTCATCCGGAAATGTCACTCTGAATGGGGAGCTGGATTACGAAAACACGACTGAAGTCATTCTTCGTATCCAAGCAACCGatggaaaatttctttcaaacacGACACTGTTTATAAATGTGGAAGACGTCAATGAtaattatccatatttcagCCAGAGTTCATATTCAGCTGTTGTGCCTGAAAACATTTCCGTCGGCTACGTAGTAATCAGAGTAGCAGCAGAGGATAAAGACAGTGGATCAAATGGAAAACTAACGTACTCATTGGTGCAGGGTAAAAACGATACTGATGCACTTCTGAAAGAAACGTTTTCGGTAAATTCAACAAACGGAGCTATCacaagtttaaagaaaattaaGTTAAATGCGTCTCAAGAAGAATTCATGTTTCAAGTAAATGTGTCTGATAATGGCATTCCCAAGAAGTCAGTTTCCGCGAACGTTACAATTACTGTGAAAGATATCAATGATAACCCACCAATATTCATTTCAAG AAATAACACATCGGTCAGGGAAAATGTTGCAAATGGTACCATCATATTCCAGGTAAAAGCCGTTGATGCAGACTTTGGCTACAATTCCATAGTAACATATCATCTGTTGCCTGGTGAATATTCTAGAAAGTTTGCTATTGGTTTATCATCCGGGAATATTACTCTCGCTGGAGAGCTGGACTACGAAAACACGACTGAAGTCATTCTTCGTATCCAGGCAACGGACGGAAAATTTGTTTCGAACACAACGCTGTTTATAAATGTAGAAGATGTCAATGATAATTCTCCATATTTTAACGAGAGTTCCTATTCAGCTGTAGTACCTGAAAACCTCCCCATCGGCTACGTGGTAATCAGAGTAGCAGCACAGGATAGAGACAGTGGATCAAATGGACAATTAACATACTCATTGCAGCCAGAGCCACACCATGCCGATGCAAATTTTTCTATCAACGCTACAACTGGAGCCATCACAACGCGGGAAGTATTAAAAGTACACAATGTGCAAGAAGCCTATAACTTCGTTGTTCAGGTCATTGATCATGGCAACCCGAGTTTAAAATCCGACACAAACCTCTCTATCATTGTTGAGGACATAAACGACTCACCTCCAGAATTCAAAGAATGCAAAAATTTTACTTCGCAAGAACAAGTCAGGGCAAGAACAACTATATCACGTGTTTCCGCTACTGATGCAGACTACGGATCAAATGCCGACATTGCTTATTCTCTCGATGTTTTAAACCCGAAAGTTTGCACAAATGAGTTTGAAATAGTTAATGATAGCAAGATACAAAACCTGGGAATGCTGGGCTGGGGTTCGAATTGTACCATCAGAATCAAAGCCAGCGATGGAGAACACACAGTTTTTTGTGTTCTTGCTCTTCTTGTTGCTGAGGAAACTGTAATCCTAGCTCGAAAAG